The following coding sequences lie in one Pectobacterium sp. A5351 genomic window:
- a CDS encoding Svx/AvrXca family virulence/avirulence protein: MSKIKTLLTPLNCLLVLSGALMVNSANAAEACVAGNWQVNNSITDMPSVKYQTEHFAFRWNNNDVNRNDAVAAGQKLEQIWDKFIKQIQFPEPYCKQSVKYKANIHIDPTFGLSGGVAGGGSMGVWIGPASLKDNWGLAHEFTHALQAQIGSFRTAGGEDYVGWIWESHANWMTHQMDEFRGTSAHCSEMQVNYPHIYLGSTRNRYCNWSFMEYLKNRFGYSAINDMWSKAPKGDESGQSTADPLSVLRTNMGWSQSEFNDVFGDWAMHNVNWDYIDPDGFDRGRFYRTTYGGYGALQPNQNNADRLLRTTPLEPVIGASTSLRRFSVPFDQAPQQLGYNIVRLIPESGATQITVKFRGMVQSKSAITRFPGLKNDPATMPQPNSDWRWGIVAIGADGVSRYSELQRGASAIVKNFTIRQDDLGIYMVVMGTPSQMQKIKWDQAYYSLYRYPWMADFTGVWPEGSQPGAPNPTANGSRHPNGGGWVSNAANVAPTAYVGPYARVIGGTVRDNARIEDRATILSGTVEGRAVVSGLTVLQGNTVVRDNARLHTIFMGPGAFERGIVLSGNAQMRGDAEIRGASASQGVFYGFIDENEVKSSAAGAYLTEAVPEVTAVPVYSTK, translated from the coding sequence ATGTCAAAAATAAAAACACTTCTCACGCCGTTAAACTGCCTACTCGTTTTAAGCGGTGCTTTAATGGTCAATTCGGCAAACGCTGCTGAGGCTTGTGTCGCAGGTAACTGGCAGGTAAATAATTCCATCACGGATATGCCCTCTGTGAAATACCAGACCGAGCACTTTGCCTTCCGCTGGAATAATAACGATGTAAACCGTAATGATGCCGTTGCCGCAGGACAGAAATTGGAACAAATTTGGGATAAGTTTATTAAACAAATTCAGTTCCCCGAACCTTATTGCAAGCAGAGTGTGAAATATAAAGCCAATATTCACATCGATCCCACCTTTGGGCTCAGCGGGGGGGTTGCAGGCGGTGGCAGCATGGGGGTATGGATCGGTCCAGCGTCACTCAAGGATAATTGGGGGCTGGCGCATGAATTTACTCATGCACTACAAGCGCAAATCGGCAGCTTCCGAACCGCAGGAGGAGAAGACTACGTTGGCTGGATTTGGGAATCCCATGCCAACTGGATGACGCACCAGATGGATGAATTCCGCGGTACATCGGCACACTGTTCGGAAATGCAGGTCAACTACCCGCATATTTATCTGGGTTCAACGCGTAACCGTTACTGCAACTGGTCGTTTATGGAGTACCTGAAGAATCGCTTTGGCTATAGCGCTATCAACGATATGTGGTCAAAAGCGCCAAAAGGAGATGAAAGCGGCCAGTCTACCGCCGATCCGCTGTCCGTTCTGCGTACTAACATGGGCTGGAGCCAGTCTGAATTCAACGATGTCTTCGGCGACTGGGCGATGCACAACGTCAACTGGGATTACATCGATCCAGACGGTTTTGACCGTGGTCGTTTTTATCGCACAACCTACGGTGGCTATGGTGCGCTACAACCCAATCAGAATAACGCTGATCGCCTGCTAAGAACCACACCACTTGAGCCAGTTATCGGCGCTAGCACCAGCCTTCGCCGTTTCTCCGTACCGTTCGATCAGGCTCCACAGCAGTTGGGCTACAACATCGTACGGTTGATCCCAGAAAGTGGCGCGACGCAAATCACCGTCAAATTCCGTGGCATGGTGCAGAGTAAATCTGCCATTACTCGCTTCCCTGGGCTGAAAAACGATCCGGCAACCATGCCCCAGCCTAACTCCGACTGGCGCTGGGGGATTGTCGCTATCGGCGCGGATGGCGTTTCTCGCTACAGTGAACTACAGCGCGGTGCATCTGCCATAGTGAAAAACTTCACTATTCGTCAGGACGATCTCGGCATTTACATGGTGGTGATGGGTACACCGTCGCAAATGCAGAAGATCAAGTGGGATCAGGCTTACTATTCCCTCTACCGCTACCCCTGGATGGCTGATTTCACCGGCGTCTGGCCGGAGGGCAGCCAACCTGGCGCACCGAATCCAACCGCTAACGGCTCTCGCCATCCAAACGGCGGTGGCTGGGTATCCAACGCAGCAAATGTTGCCCCTACCGCATACGTTGGGCCTTACGCTCGCGTCATCGGCGGTACAGTGAGGGATAACGCCAGAATTGAAGATCGTGCAACAATTTTGAGCGGGACTGTAGAAGGGCGTGCTGTTGTTAGCGGCTTGACGGTGCTGCAAGGCAATACCGTCGTACGCGATAATGCGCGACTACATACGATCTTCATGGGGCCGGGCGCATTTGAACGCGGCATTGTGCTATCAGGCAATGCGCAGATGCGCGGGGATGCGGAAATTCGCGGCGCTTCCGCGTCGCAGGGTGTGTTCTATGGCTTTATTGATGAAAATGAAGTCAAAAGCAGCGCAGCCGGCGCCTACCTGACCGAAGCCGTGCCAGAAGTGACGGCCGTGCCAGTCTACAGCACGAAGTAA
- the azuC gene encoding stress response protein AzuC → MLAAYLNTYKDVPPGALF, encoded by the coding sequence ATGCTGGCGGCTTACCTGAATACTTATAAAGACGTACCGCCCGGCGCACTGTTCTAA
- a CDS encoding multidrug efflux MFS transporter: METWKLNLFSAWLGCFFTGLAMSQILPFLPLYIEQLGVHSHESLSLWSGLIFSSSFLVSAAVAPLWGSLADRKGRKLMLLRAALGMAIVMSLQGLATNVWHLFILRTLMGLTSGYIPNAMALIASQVPREKSGWALGMLSTGQIAGVILGPLFGGFMADNIGLRTVFFITGGMLFTSFLITLFAIKESIVKVTKENRLSGKAVFASLPYPALIICLFITTMMIQMANGSISPILTLFIRDLTPGTDNIAFISGVIAAIPGVSALLSAPRLGRLGDRIGAHRVLITALAISVLLFLVMAMVQSPAQLGILRFLLGFADGALMPTVQALLVKYSSQQVTGRIFGYNQSFMYLGNVLGPLVGSGVSALMGFRWVFVITAFLVLCNTIQLFFTFRKPRGKG, from the coding sequence ATGGAAACCTGGAAACTTAACCTCTTCTCTGCCTGGCTGGGATGCTTTTTCACCGGGCTGGCCATGAGCCAGATATTACCTTTCCTGCCACTGTACATTGAGCAGCTTGGCGTTCACTCGCACGAATCGCTGAGCCTGTGGTCCGGCTTAATTTTCAGTTCGTCTTTTCTCGTCTCTGCCGCCGTAGCTCCACTGTGGGGAAGCCTCGCCGACCGTAAAGGTCGTAAGCTTATGCTGTTACGCGCTGCACTTGGCATGGCGATCGTGATGTCGTTACAAGGACTGGCGACCAACGTGTGGCACCTGTTCATCCTGCGCACGCTTATGGGGCTGACCTCCGGGTATATTCCCAATGCGATGGCGCTGATCGCCTCGCAGGTTCCGCGTGAAAAAAGCGGCTGGGCATTGGGTATGCTATCGACCGGGCAGATCGCCGGTGTCATTCTCGGCCCCTTATTCGGCGGCTTTATGGCCGACAACATCGGGCTACGCACCGTCTTTTTCATCACTGGCGGCATGCTGTTTACCAGTTTCCTGATTACGCTTTTCGCGATTAAAGAGAGCATAGTTAAGGTCACCAAAGAGAATCGGCTCAGCGGGAAAGCCGTCTTTGCTTCTTTGCCGTATCCGGCACTCATTATCTGTCTATTCATTACGACGATGATGATCCAGATGGCGAACGGCTCCATTAGCCCCATCCTCACCCTGTTCATCCGCGATCTGACGCCCGGCACGGACAACATCGCCTTTATCAGCGGCGTGATTGCTGCCATTCCCGGCGTATCCGCCCTGCTATCCGCACCGCGCCTTGGGCGTTTAGGCGACCGGATCGGCGCACACCGCGTACTAATCACCGCACTGGCGATCAGCGTGCTGCTGTTCCTGGTCATGGCGATGGTACAAAGCCCTGCGCAGCTCGGCATACTGCGTTTTCTGCTGGGCTTTGCCGATGGTGCGCTGATGCCAACCGTGCAAGCGCTGTTGGTCAAATACAGTAGTCAGCAGGTGACAGGCCGCATCTTCGGCTATAACCAGTCATTCATGTATCTGGGCAACGTCCTCGGGCCGTTGGTGGGTTCCGGCGTCTCCGCTCTGATGGGCTTCCGCTGGGTGTTCGTCATCACCGCGTTTCTGGTGTTGTGCAATACGATACAACTCTTTTTCACCTTCAGGAAACCGCGCGGAAAAGGATAG
- a CDS encoding esterase-like activity of phytase family protein produces the protein MKHTLLALLVAGFLPFSAQAEGEKVTRYVVTFPASDHVAYQGKFAQNFPNGLPVGIGSGLYFTGKQGDDLMFTTVTDRGPNADAPLVGEKEAKIFASPDYAPLMMDIRVSAKAAEAINARPLHDAEGNITGLPLPADVIGTTNEVALNDALQPLSTSQRGLDTEGITPDGNGGFWLCDEYGPFLIHVDASGKILQKFGPTPADNEHSVASGLPNIIKWRQPNRGFEGLTRLPDSTIVMAVQSTLDIDGKTKNKAQFTRLVMFNPETKTSRMLGYPINIDSYKKAKDAKIGDIVALDNQRILLVEQGTDKDKQMQNRIYLVDLSKASDLTPFDANGKSPEFDDLAQLEKRGITLAHKQELVDLRKLGWQQEKVEGLALVDKQTLAVINDNDFGLQSVLQSPVKAKDKADDYQVTTDGKLTRDGKAVETTLAIKPLQKPEADNELWVIHLEQPLK, from the coding sequence ATGAAACACACGTTGTTAGCACTGCTGGTTGCCGGATTTCTGCCGTTCAGCGCGCAGGCAGAAGGAGAAAAAGTGACACGCTATGTCGTTACCTTCCCAGCCAGCGATCATGTTGCGTATCAGGGCAAATTCGCCCAGAACTTCCCCAACGGTTTACCTGTCGGCATTGGCTCCGGTCTCTATTTTACCGGCAAACAGGGTGATGACCTGATGTTCACCACCGTCACCGATCGCGGCCCGAATGCCGATGCGCCGCTGGTCGGTGAGAAAGAGGCCAAGATCTTTGCCAGCCCCGACTACGCGCCGCTGATGATGGATATTCGGGTCAGCGCGAAAGCCGCCGAGGCGATCAATGCCCGCCCGCTGCATGATGCCGAGGGCAATATCACCGGCCTGCCGCTACCTGCGGACGTTATCGGCACCACCAACGAAGTGGCACTGAATGACGCCCTACAACCGCTCAGCACCAGCCAGCGCGGGCTGGACACCGAAGGGATTACGCCGGACGGCAATGGTGGTTTCTGGCTGTGTGACGAATACGGCCCGTTCCTGATCCACGTTGATGCCAGCGGGAAGATCCTGCAAAAATTCGGGCCGACGCCTGCGGACAACGAACACTCGGTTGCCAGCGGTTTACCAAATATCATCAAATGGCGTCAGCCGAATCGGGGTTTTGAAGGGTTGACCCGCTTGCCGGACAGCACGATCGTCATGGCCGTGCAAAGCACGCTGGATATCGACGGCAAAACCAAAAACAAAGCGCAATTTACGCGCCTGGTGATGTTTAACCCGGAAACCAAAACCAGTCGCATGCTGGGCTACCCCATCAATATCGACAGCTACAAGAAAGCGAAGGATGCCAAAATCGGCGATATCGTGGCACTGGATAATCAACGCATTCTGTTGGTCGAACAGGGCACAGATAAAGATAAACAGATGCAGAACCGCATCTATCTGGTCGATCTCAGCAAAGCGAGCGACCTGACGCCGTTCGATGCCAACGGCAAATCGCCGGAATTTGACGATCTCGCCCAGTTGGAAAAACGCGGCATTACCCTGGCGCACAAGCAGGAGCTGGTGGATCTGCGTAAACTTGGCTGGCAGCAGGAGAAAGTGGAAGGTCTGGCCCTGGTCGATAAGCAAACGCTGGCCGTCATTAACGACAACGACTTTGGTCTGCAATCCGTGCTGCAATCCCCCGTGAAAGCAAAAGATAAGGCGGATGACTATCAGGTTACTACCGATGGAAAACTGACGCGAGATGGCAAGGCGGTAGAGACAACCTTAGCCATCAAACCGTTGCAGAAGCCAGAGGCCGACAACGAACTGTGGGTGATTCATCTGGAACAACCGCTGAAGTAA
- a CDS encoding LysR family transcriptional regulator codes for MLSIKRVIYYQELIRVGSFTKAAKALNISQAFLSQEIARLELETERKLINRTTRQFSLTPFGKVFADKIQGMIKEYYELEQFVSSYEESTDGALLVGVIPIFNRLAHYNMFNLFQKAYPNIDISFIDGVSIDLLERVRNSGIHLSFSTPFDEYLNDPLFHHTICQVDDIAAVMSTSHPLAGNTTLSLPQLVKEKLIVPQKGTGEHAAVSESFTRQGINPSYFRECSNMDIIMDLVVNLSGVVFLCSSVAKSLTAYDVAVIPLEEQLKRTFAISYLKRSTNIPMVRLFLDFLQDYSESVR; via the coding sequence ATGCTCAGTATAAAACGTGTGATTTATTATCAGGAACTCATCCGGGTCGGGAGTTTCACGAAAGCAGCGAAAGCGCTGAATATCTCTCAGGCGTTTTTGTCCCAAGAGATCGCGCGGCTGGAGCTTGAAACGGAAAGGAAGCTGATTAACCGAACCACGCGACAGTTTTCTCTGACGCCATTCGGGAAGGTCTTTGCTGATAAAATTCAGGGCATGATTAAGGAATATTATGAGCTGGAGCAGTTCGTCAGCAGCTATGAGGAAAGCACGGATGGCGCGCTACTGGTTGGCGTGATCCCGATTTTCAATCGTCTGGCCCACTACAATATGTTTAACCTGTTTCAGAAAGCCTACCCCAATATCGATATTTCCTTCATTGATGGCGTGAGCATCGATTTACTGGAGAGGGTACGTAATAGCGGGATCCACCTGTCTTTCTCAACGCCTTTTGATGAATACCTGAACGATCCTTTGTTTCATCACACCATTTGCCAGGTTGATGACATTGCGGCGGTGATGTCGACGTCGCATCCGCTTGCGGGCAATACGACGCTAAGCTTGCCGCAACTGGTAAAAGAAAAGCTGATCGTGCCGCAAAAAGGGACGGGGGAGCATGCCGCCGTTTCCGAATCCTTCACCCGACAGGGCATTAACCCCAGTTACTTTCGCGAATGCAGCAATATGGACATCATTATGGATCTGGTGGTCAATCTGTCTGGTGTGGTCTTCCTCTGTTCATCTGTCGCGAAAAGCCTGACCGCTTATGATGTCGCGGTGATTCCGCTGGAGGAGCAACTGAAGAGAACATTCGCGATTAGCTATCTGAAGCGCAGCACGAACATCCCTATGGTGCGCCTGTTTCTGGATTTCTTGCAAGACTACAGCGAGTCCGTTCGGTAG
- a CDS encoding alpha/beta hydrolase — MDYFKTTKIGLATLAMMSATAINAAQNQHEITVKQETTSVKLISDVVYSQVSMRGYPNVALKMDILQPEAKNALPVVLFITGGGFINANKDNYLQQRLNIAEAGYVVASMEYRVAPTVLFPAPLEDVKSAIRYLRANAKKFGIDSQQAAVFGTSAGGYLAAFAGATNGSKVYDKGEHLNQSSDVQAVIDFYGLSDLTLVGEGFPDDVVQKHASASATEAIWVNGTSVFNEGGAITRYPDKAATANPINFINSATPPFLIMHGTNDTLVSPRQTERLHQALTEKNIDSTYYSVKGAEHGGPHWLQPDIMQITVRFLDKHLKP; from the coding sequence ATGGATTATTTTAAAACAACAAAGATAGGGTTAGCGACCTTGGCAATGATGAGCGCGACGGCAATCAATGCGGCACAGAATCAGCATGAGATCACCGTAAAACAGGAAACCACGTCGGTAAAATTAATTTCGGACGTGGTTTATTCTCAGGTCTCCATGCGTGGTTACCCTAACGTCGCATTAAAAATGGATATTCTTCAACCTGAAGCGAAAAACGCGCTTCCTGTGGTATTATTTATTACCGGCGGCGGGTTCATTAACGCCAATAAAGATAATTACCTGCAACAGCGTCTAAACATTGCTGAAGCCGGTTATGTGGTTGCCAGTATGGAATATCGTGTGGCACCTACCGTTCTTTTCCCCGCGCCGCTGGAAGATGTGAAATCCGCCATCCGCTATCTGCGCGCTAATGCGAAAAAATTCGGTATTGATAGCCAGCAAGCCGCTGTGTTCGGTACCTCTGCGGGCGGCTATCTGGCAGCATTTGCCGGCGCGACAAATGGTTCAAAAGTCTACGATAAAGGCGAACATCTCAATCAAAGCAGCGATGTTCAAGCGGTGATCGACTTTTATGGGTTATCCGACCTCACGCTGGTGGGTGAAGGTTTTCCTGATGATGTTGTCCAGAAACACGCTTCAGCGTCCGCTACGGAAGCTATCTGGGTCAACGGCACATCGGTATTTAATGAAGGCGGCGCCATTACCCGCTATCCCGATAAAGCGGCCACCGCCAACCCGATTAACTTTATCAACAGCGCGACACCGCCGTTCCTGATTATGCACGGTACCAACGATACTCTGGTTTCACCACGCCAGACCGAGAGACTGCATCAGGCGCTGACAGAGAAAAATATCGACTCGACCTACTACAGCGTCAAAGGCGCCGAGCACGGCGGGCCGCATTGGCTGCAACCGGACATCATGCAAATTACCGTACGCTTTCTTGATAAACACCTAAAACCCTGA
- a CDS encoding 4Fe-4S dicluster domain-containing protein — MEELSRRRFIAYMGSAIAVSGNIGIARAQNEPEKAQGKVAVKYGLLHNEMRCIGCKACIKACKATNNVPDGVTRLDILQTVDIPAVEKTRAIKQFFRKSCQHCENPPCVAVCPTGASFKDALTGIVDVNDKRCVGCRYCIAACPYHVRFINPVTKTADKCNFCRQTNLAAGKQPACIEICPTKALVFGDLNDPESNIAKMIASNATYRSKVYLGTDPQLYRIPGKRGVIDNA, encoded by the coding sequence ATGGAAGAATTATCTCGCCGTCGTTTTATTGCCTATATGGGAAGCGCGATTGCCGTTAGTGGAAATATCGGTATCGCACGCGCACAGAATGAACCCGAAAAAGCGCAGGGTAAAGTAGCCGTTAAATATGGCTTATTGCATAACGAAATGCGCTGTATCGGCTGCAAAGCCTGTATCAAGGCCTGTAAAGCGACCAATAACGTGCCCGATGGTGTAACTCGGCTGGATATATTGCAAACCGTCGATATTCCCGCTGTTGAAAAAACGCGCGCGATTAAGCAATTTTTCCGCAAATCCTGTCAGCACTGTGAGAACCCGCCCTGCGTTGCCGTCTGCCCAACGGGAGCCTCCTTCAAAGACGCGCTCACCGGGATCGTTGATGTCAACGATAAACGCTGCGTGGGCTGCCGCTACTGCATTGCCGCCTGTCCTTACCATGTGCGTTTCATCAATCCGGTCACGAAGACGGCGGACAAATGTAACTTTTGTCGGCAAACCAATCTGGCCGCCGGAAAGCAGCCCGCCTGCATCGAAATCTGCCCCACCAAAGCCTTGGTATTTGGCGATCTCAACGATCCTGAAAGCAACATTGCCAAGATGATCGCCAGCAACGCGACCTACCGTTCCAAGGTTTATCTGGGCACCGACCCCCAGCTCTATCGTATTCCGGGGAAACGAGGAGTCATCGACAATGCATAA
- the nrfD gene encoding cytochrome c nitrite reductase subunit NrfD, translating into MHNAFTFDTLVWDWPIAVYLLLVGISAGMVTLSMLLRRYVPSEYHGSNRVIKATAIVAPLAVILGLMILIFHLTKPFTFWYLMVFYNPTSIMSLGVMLFQVYFIVMLLWLITLYHDRWLTQLEAIWYRPALTAQARKLAAMIVNKATLIENLLLVLAILLGCYTGFLLSALKSFPLLNNPVLPVLFLVSGTTSGIAVMLLASAWGRNTSGHSRSLHFIHRVETPVVYAELFLLFAFFIGLLLGGGQKVVAAQTALSGFWGGVFWIGIIGIGIVIPAIANGVRKPSAHSGKGQLITLAVMSLFGVFLLRLFVLYAGQMTVA; encoded by the coding sequence ATGCATAACGCTTTCACGTTCGACACGCTGGTATGGGACTGGCCCATCGCCGTTTATCTTCTTCTGGTCGGTATTTCAGCAGGAATGGTCACGCTCTCGATGCTCCTCAGGCGCTACGTTCCCAGCGAATATCACGGCAGTAATCGCGTCATCAAAGCCACAGCCATCGTGGCACCGCTCGCCGTCATTCTCGGGCTGATGATTCTGATTTTCCACCTGACCAAGCCCTTTACCTTCTGGTATTTGATGGTCTTTTACAACCCGACGTCCATCATGTCGCTGGGCGTAATGCTCTTTCAGGTGTACTTCATCGTGATGCTGTTATGGCTCATCACGCTTTATCATGACAGATGGCTGACACAGCTTGAGGCCATCTGGTACCGGCCTGCGCTGACTGCGCAAGCGCGTAAGCTGGCAGCGATGATCGTCAACAAGGCCACATTGATTGAAAACCTGCTGCTGGTGCTGGCAATCCTGCTCGGCTGCTATACCGGCTTCCTGCTGTCTGCGTTGAAATCGTTCCCGCTGTTGAATAACCCCGTTCTGCCCGTCCTGTTCCTGGTATCCGGCACCACCTCCGGCATTGCTGTCATGCTGCTGGCCAGCGCGTGGGGACGCAATACCTCGGGGCATTCACGCTCTTTGCATTTCATCCACCGCGTGGAAACACCGGTGGTGTACGCCGAACTGTTCCTGCTGTTCGCGTTTTTTATCGGGCTGCTACTTGGCGGCGGGCAAAAAGTGGTCGCCGCACAGACCGCACTGTCGGGTTTCTGGGGCGGCGTATTCTGGATCGGCATTATCGGCATCGGCATTGTGATTCCCGCCATTGCCAACGGGGTACGTAAGCCCTCTGCCCACTCCGGCAAAGGGCAACTCATTACGTTAGCTGTCATGAGCCTGTTCGGCGTGTTTCTGCTACGACTGTTCGTGCTTTATGCCGGACAAATGACGGTGGCCTAA
- a CDS encoding MFS transporter translates to MNTSWVLFWIASVTFFMQSLDTTMVYVAIPAIAQSLQQPTLHMETIVVSYIVTVVAFTPANSWLAERLGERRTYQIAVAIFTLGSLLCMTATTLGSLSAFRFIQGIGGALMLPIIRTVLLRTTPQCLKLRFLNRVTLLGLFGTLIGPVVGNILVSLLSWQAIFLVNIPLAVVCFFLASHTIPAAPLKETSRTGAYELAFPVLMLFLMAFLLTTATKNIVPTFVILFLSCSTLGLIFLYYRQHLIAETTLFPRALFGIRTFSVGMMGGIATRTLLASTPVVLSLMLQTTQTCTPAETSLILLLFSSGALLSKLLFEPLVKRIGYRRLLMLATGVTSLCILALSAAVQEKSMHLIGVIAMIVGVLISLLYSAESTLAFSNLNNSTYHSGNNLLTISQLLSVMLSMTLTFPLLRFLSQFEHLFNLNPFSLLFLLLGIGLPMCCLIFRPLNNDDGYHFIHGK, encoded by the coding sequence ATGAATACATCATGGGTCTTGTTCTGGATTGCTTCTGTCACTTTCTTCATGCAATCCCTGGATACCACCATGGTGTATGTCGCCATCCCTGCTATCGCGCAATCGCTACAGCAGCCGACATTACATATGGAGACGATCGTTGTCTCCTACATTGTCACGGTCGTCGCGTTTACGCCAGCCAATAGCTGGTTGGCGGAACGATTAGGGGAAAGAAGAACCTACCAGATCGCGGTCGCTATTTTCACGCTTGGTTCACTGCTGTGCATGACCGCAACCACGCTCGGCAGTTTAAGCGCGTTCCGCTTTATTCAGGGCATTGGCGGTGCACTCATGCTGCCCATCATCAGAACCGTACTATTACGCACCACGCCACAGTGTCTGAAATTGCGCTTCCTGAATCGGGTAACCTTACTGGGATTATTCGGCACGCTGATCGGCCCCGTTGTCGGTAATATTCTGGTTAGCTTGCTCTCGTGGCAGGCGATATTCCTCGTGAATATTCCGCTGGCTGTAGTCTGCTTTTTTCTGGCAAGCCACACGATTCCTGCTGCGCCGCTAAAAGAGACATCTCGCACCGGCGCCTATGAATTAGCCTTTCCCGTTTTGATGTTATTTCTCATGGCGTTCCTGTTAACCACCGCCACGAAAAATATCGTTCCCACGTTCGTCATCCTGTTCCTGTCTTGCAGCACGCTGGGTTTGATTTTCCTTTATTACCGACAACATCTCATCGCTGAAACGACCTTATTCCCCCGCGCGTTGTTTGGCATCAGAACCTTTTCTGTCGGCATGATGGGAGGCATCGCTACGCGAACGCTACTGGCATCAACGCCCGTCGTGCTCTCTCTCATGCTACAAACGACGCAAACCTGTACTCCCGCAGAAACCAGTCTGATTTTGCTGCTCTTTTCCAGCGGTGCGCTGCTGTCAAAATTGCTGTTCGAGCCGCTGGTCAAACGTATTGGCTATCGGCGGCTGTTAATGCTGGCAACCGGCGTCACATCACTCTGTATCCTTGCCTTGAGTGCCGCAGTACAAGAGAAGTCGATGCACCTCATCGGCGTTATCGCCATGATAGTCGGCGTACTCATTTCACTCTTATATTCAGCAGAAAGTACGCTGGCTTTCAGTAATCTGAATAACAGCACGTATCACAGCGGCAATAATCTGCTGACCATTAGCCAGTTACTTTCCGTCATGCTCAGTATGACGCTGACATTTCCGCTATTACGTTTTCTTTCTCAGTTTGAACACCTTTTCAACCTTAACCCTTTCAGCCTGCTGTTCTTATTACTCGGCATTGGTTTACCGATGTGCTGCCTGATATTCAGGCCTCTCAATAATGACGACGGCTATCACTTTATTCATGGGAAATAG
- a CDS encoding FMN-binding protein, producing the protein MKICSGILPLCLLFAVGTAAAQDGSFKAGTYSAARQGIGGDVTVTLDIDAQGKILKSTIDAPEETPEVGGEAAIELAKTMTEKHSIEVDGVSGATMTSGAVKEAAEDAYSQAKAN; encoded by the coding sequence ATGAAAATCTGCTCAGGAATCCTTCCACTCTGTCTGCTATTCGCAGTGGGAACCGCGGCCGCGCAAGACGGAAGTTTTAAAGCCGGCACCTATTCCGCCGCCAGACAAGGGATCGGCGGGGATGTCACCGTCACGCTTGATATCGATGCGCAGGGGAAAATCCTTAAATCGACGATTGATGCCCCGGAAGAAACGCCGGAAGTTGGCGGGGAAGCGGCCATCGAACTCGCCAAAACCATGACCGAAAAACACAGCATTGAGGTTGATGGGGTATCCGGTGCCACGATGACCAGCGGTGCGGTGAAAGAAGCCGCGGAAGACGCGTACTCACAGGCTAAGGCGAATTAA